The Pirellulales bacterium genome includes the window GCACGTGGCCTTTAACCCGGTGGGCATCTGGTTCTGCCTGATGTTCACTTATGCGATTTACATTCCCAATACCTGGCGTCGCGCGGCGGTAATCAACGGACTGATGGCGGCGGCACCGATCGTGGTCATGCTCTTTGATCAGCGATTGTATGGCGACGTTCCGGCCAGCACGTACTTTGACCATCTTTCCGGTGTGGCGTTGATGATGGCAGCCGGCTTTGGGTCCAGCGTGTACGGCACGTACATGATTGGCAGCCTGCGTCGCGAAGCATTCGAGGCCAAGCAACTGGGCCAATATCGTTTGCGACATTTGATAGGCTCCGGCGGCATGGGCGAGGTCTATTTGGCCGAGCACCAGTTGCTGAAGCGTCCTTGCGCAATCAAAGTGATTCGGCCCGGCAAGGCGAGAGATCCGCGCGCCCTGGCCCGATTCGAACGCGAGGTGCGCGCCACGGCACGGCTCTCACATTGGAACACCGTCGAGATCTTTGATTACGGCAGTACCGACGACGGCACCTTTTACTATGTGATGGAGTATCTACCCGGGCTCAGCCTGGCGGAACTTGTCGAACGCTTCGGGCCGCTTCCGCCGGAACGCGTGATCTATCTGCTCACGCAAACCTGCGACGCCCTGGGCGAAGCGCATGCACTGGGTTTGATTCATCGCGACATCAAACCGGGAAACATTTTCGCGGCGCATCGGGGTGGCATACACGACGTGGCCAAACTGCTGGACTTTGGACTCGCGAAACCCGCGGCCGAGGCTTCGTCTCTGCAATTGACGCAAGACGGTTCGATTACCGGGTCTCCCCTGTACATGTCGCCCGAACAGGCGCTGGGAGATAGTGAACCAGACGCGCGCAGCGATATCTACTCCTTAGGAAGCGTGGCGTACTATCTACTCACGGGACGTCCACCATTCGATAACGAGAACCCCATGCGAGTCATGGTCTCGCACGCTCACGACGAGGTAATCTCGCCGCGGCGCTTCCGCCCTGACATTCCGGCGGATCTCGAACAGGTCGTACTGCGGACGCTGGCGAAGAGCCCGGCCGAACGTTACCAATCAGCTGCGGCATTGGGACGTGCATTGGCGGACTGCGAATCGGCCGGTGAGTGGTCGCGGCAGCAGGCCGCTATTTGGTGGGCTGAGGTGGGAAAGCCGGTAACGGTTGCGGCGGGTTAGGCTTGCCAACCTGTTCTGAGAGCCTTTCCAGAACCTCCCCAAGCCTCAAGCTGTCTAGTAGAATGTAGCGACCGTTAGAAATTTTCCTCCATGTGGCAAAGCGTGGCGGAAGCGTTCCCCGTCACGCGATTTTC containing:
- a CDS encoding serine/threonine-protein kinase, translating into MDHRNKNSLTAAGVDATLDSFGMGRAHDLSPDEISPRVALVEGSGPGLSGETRLLLRTRLRASALVLCLGSLAFLIRDLVSKGMIFTDPSLHRSEVFLNWFHLVHVVVLALVSYKLCWRCNLSLRALRVAETVIFGLTALFFACVQHFATRLSLRVEHVAFNPVGIWFCLMFTYAIYIPNTWRRAAVINGLMAAAPIVVMLFDQRLYGDVPASTYFDHLSGVALMMAAGFGSSVYGTYMIGSLRREAFEAKQLGQYRLRHLIGSGGMGEVYLAEHQLLKRPCAIKVIRPGKARDPRALARFEREVRATARLSHWNTVEIFDYGSTDDGTFYYVMEYLPGLSLAELVERFGPLPPERVIYLLTQTCDALGEAHALGLIHRDIKPGNIFAAHRGGIHDVAKLLDFGLAKPAAEASSLQLTQDGSITGSPLYMSPEQALGDSEPDARSDIYSLGSVAYYLLTGRPPFDNENPMRVMVSHAHDEVISPRRFRPDIPADLEQVVLRTLAKSPAERYQSAAALGRALADCESAGEWSRQQAAIWWAEVGKPVTVAAG